The sequence TCATAATATTTGTGACAAATTTGCAAAGAATTGTTGATGTGAAAGCTATATTGGAGatgatttgtgtgtgtgtgtgtgtagcaATTATTGAATTTATAGTTTGCAATGTTAACTAACCGTACGTGTAAAATGACTGTCTGGTATTGGAGGTAGTCGCAAAAAAATGTAACGGGAGATATGTGGATACATTGATCTTTCAAGCCTACTAATTACAATATTGTATTAAACAAGTCACATACTCGTATTACTTTTTCTGGGTTTAAATGTTACACATATTCGTAGTATAGCTAAACTTTTTGTTAACATGAGAAGTGTTTAGTTGGTTTTAAGAATCCGACACTTACTCGAAGTCTTTAATCAATCAACATATCCACGAACAAAAAGTAGAAATTGAAGTTGGTTTGTTGTCATTTCGTCATAAATTGAAGTCCTAATTTTTTCGGACATGTGGTCCGTAATCTGTCATATtataaactaaatgatgattatACATGTGTGGCAGATTTACAAGATTAATTAAGCCATCTCTCCAAAAACatgttgttttcttaatttcaatCTATGTAAAAGATattcattaattataattagaGCCGGCGGAAGACCCAAGCAGATGAAGCATCTGCTTGCGACCGTAAATATATAGGCATATAATCGGTAGGCATATAATCGGCCTTTTTTCATCAAATGTCTCTTTATCCTAGTGGTAATAGTAGGGCAATGCAGTCATCCTCATCCTGAGTTCGAGCAGCAGCTCTTTCATTCCTTTTATTCAtcattttttccttaaaaaaatttaaaaacaggTACAAAAAAATCATTGGGCTTGTGGCCCTATATATCTCTGCGCCGGCTCTGATTATAACAactttttgtataattaatttattatacacTCCCACAAGAGGACATAAACTTTTAGTCCAACAGTTTTAATATTCGAATATTTCGttcatatttataatttgttgGCTTACGAGTTATTATGGTTCTTATTTTTGGTTGATAAATTATTCATATTATAGACTACTTTAATAATCTCATCTAAATTATGTAAGTCGTTGATGCTTCCAATTAGTTCCAAATAGTATAATTTGACCTCTTTTGCGCTCTAATTTTGTGGGAGGAATTTATAAATTCAGGGCCCATGAGAGGGGTAGGGAACAAGAGCATGTGGATGTTCATGGGTCTTTTAATTCATATGGCCATTATGTTATTGTAATTTGTACCCTATTTTCCCAATCACGAGAAGAAAGTTTCATCCTATTTTATAATTTGTCTCAATGTTTGTgtcatattcaaaatttaattatactcgcataaatatagatataatatatgCCCGATCATTTTATCggaaaaaaataaccaaaccaaGGTCAAACGTGCAATATGATAATGACtttgtacccaaaaaaaactaaagcaatGCGCAATCTTATGGGTCCTAATTAAGTAATTTTTAAACACCAACAATATTTGACTATATAATTCTTCTTATGTATAGTAACTATACTACGTCCTCCTAtcataaattttgatttgaattatAAGCTTAGAGCCATATATTAATTCAGCTAGGCCAGGTCCATTGAAAATTCAGGCATGTTATTACAAATGAAGTCGACTAATGAGTTTAAGGGTAAAATTTATTGGTAGTACCAAGCTCGATCACATaaatctattttaaattttagctatattttataaacaaaataatgagtGCCATGGGATCACTAAATACAAAATTCATGAGTTTTGATGATTGCAATACCCAAACTTTTTCTTGGATCTGATGCAACGATGgaactttaatttcttttaaaattagcCAAGTGACGAAAAATTGCTAAAGCGTCTAGGGCCATGCATGCATGCGTTTgcaaattctaggttaaaaactcaaatctaataaattgaATAAAGAACTATACGACtatcttattaatttaatatcCAAAACAATGTTGAATGCAAATGtataatatagaaaacaaattaagatccaaacaacacaaacaataaatattcaaattacaTGGAGATATACGTGTTAAGTTATGAAAAAGCATTTAGGAAACTACAATAGCATGCCCATttgtttacttaattaaaacCACATATGCGAAATATTTCTACAAGACTAAAACAAAGGGGTGAGAAATTTAAACGATGATTTTGGGACTCTTTACTTGCATGCATTTCTCCATGACTTTAAAGTTGTTGAGTTCAAGATAAGCAGCATAGTAACAATCACATTAGATGTTCTCTTAAAATACTTAAGAGTTTAGAGTGGCCATGttgtaattcaaaattttgtacaTTACACTTTACACATTGCAAACTTGTACAAAAAGCCTCATGAGCCCATTTTATGGAAAGGCCTATATTGGTATCTTTCAGAGAGGATGGTTCAATACTTTCCGTGAAGACCCAAAGTCATGGTCGAAGACCCAAAGTCATGGTCTTTCTAGTATTTTTACTCCTacgaaaataaaactaatgctgataaaaaaaaaaaaaaacatcaaaatattaaaataagaacaaacatagctgaaaatgttttttttttgaaaatctacaaggaatcaaaatattaatacgTTATACTCCATCTGTCTCTAACTGTCTCTAATAGATTGATATACAgtgttttaacattttcatacatattaagaaaagtTAAAGTGTTTATttctaaactaatttataattgttttttggtagaaagagaaaatataaaccacTAAATAATATGCCACTTGGAAAAAAGTATAAAGTAGAAaagttattttagttttttaatgtacaaaattaatctttttaGGAACACAATTTGTTTCCAAAAGATCAATTTATTAGAGACAAAGAGAGTACAATAGCTTAGATTTTAGACATGCATGACATCTAATTAGACACTTCACAAAAAAGATTTAGAAATATTTTCAcgtattttttctttatataccAATTAATGTGAATTTGGACAAGGCTAATGTAAATTTTATGAATATCTAATCTATAACTTCATAAAggagatttttattatttaaaaaaacttcataaaggagatttatagatattttctaagaGATATTGTTCTtctaatatagtaatatacatTCATAAACTGATAAACACTAAAATTagcagttgacaaaaaaacacacacacacacacacactaaaaTTAGCTTAGAACACTTAATTTTTTCAGACTTTCTAAATCTATTCGTTGTCAATTGTGTAACAACAGAATTTGTGAACGTTATCTCTAACTCACCAATAATATATGGaataacatttacataaataacatcatttaagaatatatacaaaattttatggtatatcTAGCATAATACACAAATTTGGTGTGACGCAAGATGAAATTCAAtgtatatactgatatacataGATTTTTTAGAAAGTTGAGAAATTTTGACAGgtattttatttgcaaatatttttgcaatattaaacaaaaatatacatagaaaATTATTGAATATTTACTATTTAGAGATTTTAAGTCAGAGATACAcatttaattcaattttaatttaagttttaaaatgttCAATTTTAATATGGTGAATACGTAATTGCTAATGTAAACAAAGGTGCGGTTTCCTTACGAAAATagttattgaaaaatattaggACTAtaagttaattattaaatagaaattaaagagcttgaaaaataaaatatacaaaaatatatgaacaaatttaTAACTCTGTATTTGAATAAATTTGCagtaaactttataaataaaattttaaacccaaTGCATCACTCAAATTACCatgcatattatatatatatatatatatatattgattttaagcTTTTCATGTTGAGCTCTAATTATATCAAACCAAAACgtcatgaaatatttttaattattattatattacatcATAAACAGTGGTCTTTTAGCCACAAGACAAATTGGTGAACTTTCTCTCTAACTGTCAAATAAAATATGGGGTAATTTTTAAAGCTAgcatcatttaaaaatatatataatttaactatATTATCTGTCATAGTAATACACAAGATTAGTATggtccaaaaaaatatatatatatatacatatcactaATTAGAAAAATTCAGAACTTTAACATGTACAATTACATGCGTATATTATTCTCTATTTTGAACAAAACATgcataaaaatttacaaaatgcAGAGAATTTAGGTCAAAGATACgcatttaattaaaattagtaaaagtGGTAAGAAATCTAAATTATCATTTGGCTAATACGTAATTGCTGACGTAGAAAAATGCAATTTCCTTAAAAATTAGCAATGttatatattagaatataagttgacaaaaataagaaaatttaaaagtagagagcttgaaaaataaataaatataatttaaaaatattagctGGCTTAATACAGAAGATTAGTGtggtccaaaaaaaattaaatgtgtatttataaaaaattttggaaagattCGGAACTTTTGACACGTAATATACATGCggatatatttctctatattgaACAAACATGcacagaaaattacaaaatttcgaGATACACATTTAATTTAGTGTTAGTAAAAGTggtaaaaaatccaaattttcatTTGGTGAATACGTAATTGGTGACGtagaaataatttatgtaatttctttACAAATTATAGTAAAGCTAAAATATTAGGATATAagttagcaaaaagaaaaatagagagcttgaaatgtaaattattttatgaaCAAATTTATAGCTCTATACTTTGCTTTACAATAAGCTtttgaagtatatataatattaaacctAATGCATCACTCAAAATAACCATTgccaaaagatttttttttttttttttgagccaCTTAAgattatcttgtttttttcactttgagctctctttttatatacattCACAAAACAAACCCTAtcgaaaaaatataaaactcgAAACCTCTCTTTCTTACACAATCTTTTTTCCTCTGACagacaaaaatccaaaaaaaaaaatcaacaatcaTCCAATTTCAGctgtaaagttttgttttttcttcatagaaaATGCACCATGCTGCTGCGTTACGTGAACGATATATATAGCTAATCTATTACAAATCTCATCGGAGATTTGtgcgaatttttttttggattggagaagaagatgccaaCAGTACGAGTGAAGAAGACGGACGTTGCTCGATGCTTCACATGTCCTCTCTGCACCAAACGCTTCGTTGTTGCCACCACCATCATCGAGTGCCTCCACACCTGTCAGTATAGATGACTCttcgattttatttttaattttcttgagtTTTGTGTGATTTTATGGGTTATCTCGTCCtggatttgatttggttatgtCATATGTAGGTTAGAAAtattttcagattgtttctgaAACTTCGATACCAATTTTTAAGTTCATCTTTAATTTGGTGAGTAGTGTTAGCTTCCGTACTATGTTGTATTTTAACATGTAGCTGTGTAAATTTTAGGATTAAGCTAAGTACTGTTTTGCAGATGAGGGTTTACTTATACAAGTGGATGGTTCAGTTTCAGTTTATGTCTTTGTGATTTCAAGTTAGTTTGTCTatagttttgttgtattttggtTTGAGTGTAGATAACTTTGATTCTTTTTGTACATTAGTATATTCTTTGGCTTGTTATGGTTTCATATATATCTGAGGCTTTAAGTAAGATGTAATTGGGACTTATACAATTTGTGGCAACAGTTTGCTGGGACTGCATACATGACAAGTTTACAACACAGAAACTGAGAGCTTGTCCAGTCTGCAATGTTGATCTTGGTGGTTTGCCTCTCGAGAAACTCAGGTATAGTCTCTTTTTTCCATATTCTCCATATCATatacatgttttaatttttaagatgTGTCTTTGGTGTTCTGGTCTTATTCTGGCTTGCTTACTTCTTAGAATCTGCATATATCGATAACAGGTGTATAACAATTATGTGATTTGAGCTATCTTTGTGAGTGCAGGAAGGATTACGGGTGGATAGAATTGAGGCAAAAAGTCTTCCCACTAAAGACAAAAGGTGTAAAGGCAGAACCTAAAACTGTAGGAACCTCTTTGAAAtcatccaagaagaagaaaaaacctcTAACTTCACCCCTGGAGTCTTCATCTAGGGTACCATTCTCACCTGCTGCTCCATTGGAACCCAATGTGGTTGTGGAGGAGAATCACAGAAATATAGTGCTAGGTCTTATTTGTCCGAGCCTGGAGAAACCGATAATCACGTTTAAGAAACGTGGAAGGAAAGCTTCAGTTCCTAAGAAGAATGATTCTGGAATGGTATCTGAACAGCCTAATGTTAAGAAGCTCCAGCCATTTGATCTCAACAACGAACCAGATAACGGACTGGTCAGTATATAATCTTTGtatagttcttttttttatcgTTGTTTGCAACTAATGTTTACTGTCTGAATTGATTCATTTACAGGACGAAGCTGAAGCATCAAGATCTCAAGATTGCATACCGAACATCAACGATGCTGTCGTGCCACTAAACATGAACGATGCTGCTTCTGTGATTGTTGAACTAGCGAATGGTGTTGACCCTATTCACAACAACTGTGTTGTGAATAGAGAAACAAAGGAAGTACCAGTCCAAGAGAATCATCAAAACACTATCCTTATCAGAGATACAGAGGAGGTATCTGGTCAGAAACTGATGAACAATTCTAGAGGTAAACAAGGATGTGGTCGCTCCAGGTCAAGGAAGGAAAAGGGTAAGCAACCGGTGGGAAATGGTTATGGGTCGAGACTGAGACCCCGAAAGGATGGGAGGACGGTTCCTCCAGCAGCTGTTAGTACACCAGAAGTTGCCATTCCCGTGGAAGGGGAAAAGGAAGTTGAAAGACGTGACAATCCAGTTTTCAAGCCAGTTTGGTTTAAACTAGTGGCTTCAACGACTCAgtaaagcttttctttttttcatatctttaacctatatatgatatattctgATTATATTTGAAGCATTTTACGACTCTTTTGATTTGTTCGTTTTACAGCAACAATGAAATGCTACTTCCAGATATCAAATCTCCCTACATACGTGTAAAGTAAGTACGAAGTTTCTACTATAATCTCATTTCGTTTtctgtgtatgtgtgtgtaggTTGAATGTGTGGTATATATTgattctttgatttgtttttatattcaCAGAAATGGAAACATGACTGTCTCAAATGTCAAGAAGTATCTAATGGTTAAGATTGGTGGTGTCTTTGAAAACGAAGACGAGGTAACTAATattttctctatctttctctctctcctctcttatCTAATGCTTAATATTCTGACCTCTTTTTGTAGGTGGAGATATGGCTAGGGCATGAGCCACTGTCTTCTTCACTGACACTACAGAACGTGATTGATTGGTGGGTTCAAACAACTCCATTGCCTAAGCGTCAAAGCGCAATGGTTGGAGACTCAGCTGATGATTTCGTCATGGTTCTCCATTACAGTTTCAAATCTGAGTGCTCTGCCTCTGGTTCTGGATCTGGGTCTGGCTCTGAATAATTCTTCTCAGAACATCAAATTTTTTATCCTTCTTTGTTAAAACTCATTTCTTGCTGTGCAAGAAAGCATGAATAAGTTCCTTTTAAAAGACTTGCTAAGTTTAGCATCCTTCTTTATATAATCATTGCTGAGACCTAAATATGGAAACcctttgtttatttgatttgacaATCcctttgtttatttgattttgctTGCTTGTGTTGTAACTTTTGAGGATTTAAAACGGTATCGTTTCGTACTATATATAGAGTGGCTCATTTTAGCTAGTTTAAGTTATATTGTGATAAGATGCGCTGGATTTATactttgtttggtttagttatggTTAAAGGTAGATCTGTATCCAAACAAGGCTCTAGACTCTAGTTATCTCTCCACTCTTCTTTTGCCCGCCATGGATAATAAAAACACAGAGCCAGAGCTTCGTGGCGGCTAAAGCTGACATTTTTATTGCATATTTCAATCTTTTATGGATTGGATTGGATTGGATTAACCCATCAATGGCGATGAAACCATGTCTCCATTTTTGCCCAACTACTGTCACGAAGAAGTTTGTCTACTCGTTTCAAAGCTCCTTAGGCTTCCGTTTTTTAAGGTACAGTTCATCAATTTCACTTGGGTCTTGTAAAGGTGTTGCCTTTATTTCAAGAAATGATCAAACTCCATCGAGGAGATTTAGCTTAAGTAGGGGTGGTGGTAATGGTGTGTGGTTGGAGAATTGGAATAGGGTTCAGAAACGTAATCAACCTAAACCTCCTAAAGTAGTTGTTAATTATCGTAAAGAAGGGAACTTTTCTGGGTTAGGTGATAATAGTAGTAGAGATGGTGATGGTAGTACAATGGAGAAGATTGTGGAGAAATTGAAAAAGTATGGTTATATGGAAAATGATAAGGAGGTTCAGATTCAGGAGATTGAACAAGAGAGAAGGATTGAGAAAGGATCAGTGGAGGATATATTCTTTGTGGAAGAAGGGAAGTTACCGAATGTTAGAGGTGGATTCACTGAGGAATCGTTACTTGGTAGAGATAGTGGAGAAGTTGGGTTTCCTTGGGAGAAGATAAGtgcaaaggagaagaaggagttGGAAGCAGAGTGGACTGCGAAGAAGGAGAATAGATACTCTTTGGCGGAAATGACACTTCCGGAATCAGAGTTAAGGAGGTTGAGGAATTTGACGTTTCGAACAGCGAGCAAGATGAGGATTCGTGGTGCAGGTGTGACTCAGGTGGCAGTGGATGCAATTAAGGTGAAGTGGAAAAGCGCTGAGATTGTGAGATTGAAGATTGAAGGAGCAAGTGCGCTTAACATGAGAAAGATGCATGAGATATTAGAGGTTTGCTTCTTCTCATCCCCCCAATAACTGTATTTGGTTGCATAAGGCTTGCTTTAACTCCAATGTTCAATATGATAGCATAAGCACAAGCTTTTGTCAAATTCCTTTTCCTTTATCTTGTTAAAATGTACTTTTATTTCCCTCTCTATGACAGAAAAAAACTGGTGGTTTAGTGATTTGGAGGTCAGGGACTTCCATCTCTTTGTACAGAGGTGTCAGTTATGAGCTTCCATCAGGAAAATGGAACAAGCAAAGAAGAGACGAGACGCAACCTTCTTCCTTACCTGAAACTACAACTATGGTGGATAATAGTGATGAAAAAGTTCATGTTCCTAAATTAGAGAAGGAGACAACTAGTGTGGAAAAGAAAGACCAGACATCTCAACGAGAAGTGGAATATGAAGATGAAATTGATGAACTGTTAGATGGTCTTGGTCCTAGGTTCATGGACTGGCCGGGAGACAATCCATTACCTGTAGATGCTGATTTGCTTCCAGGTGCCATTCCTGGTTATGAACCGCCTTTCAGGATACTTCCTTATGGAGTAAGATCATCTCTGGGACCAAAGGAGGCAACAGCTTTGAGAAGACTTGCCAGATCTATTCCTCCCCACTTTGCTTTAGGTATgagatttctaattttttaaaactcttttggAGTCTGATAGAGTCTTTGAAGAGTAgaagtttcttttgattttcaggTAGAAGTAGGCAACTCCAAGGCTTGGCGACAGCAATGGTCAGGTTATGGGAAAAGAGTATGCTAGCAAAGATTGCTATTAAACGTGGTGTGCAATCGACTACCAGTGAGAGAATGGCTGAAGATCTCAAGGTAATAAAGACTCTTAGCTGATTAATGTTGttggttattttgttttggcttCCTGATTGGAGAGAAAATTATATCATCTTCACTTTCTGGAAAATTGAGAATGAGAGCTTAAAAGTATTTTTTGATCCTGTCATGATATAGAATATTTATCTATGATAATTCTTCAACTCTTCATTTTAAGCATCTCTTGTTCTGTGTATACATTTCTGCTCTATTTGTCATTTATCTGGATTTGTAGCTGAATATTTGATAAGTAACTGCAGAAATTGACAGGAGGTATAATGCTATCTAGGAACAAAGACTTCTTGGTTTTCTACAGAGGAAAGAACTTTTTGTCACGAGAAGTAGCTGACGCACTGGTGGAGCAGGAGAGATTTGCAAGGACTttgcaagacgaagaagaacagGCACGTTTAAGAGGTTCATCGGCTCTGATTGTCCCAAGTAATGAACCTGCTAATAAACTTGTTTCTGCTGGTACTCTTGGTGAAACTCTTGATGCGACTGGTAAGTGGGGGAAGAATCTAGATGATGACGATCATTCAGACGAAGTGAAACAAGAGGTTGAGATATTGAGGCATGAAAATCTTGTCAGGAAGCTTGAGAGGAAACTTGATTTTGTGAGTTCTTGACTTGTCTCTTGTTTCTTTGATCCTACCTGTGAGTTAGAAGATTCACATATCATGTGTTAGAAAGTTGTTCTCTAAGTTAAATTGGATTGCCTCTTCTGCTTTAGGCTGAGAGAAAGCTGTTGAAAGCTGAACGTGGTTTAGCTAAGGTGGAAGCGTGTCTTAAGCCTGCAGAGCAAAGAGAAGACCCAGAAAGCATAACTGATGAAGAGAGATTTATGTTCCGCAAGCTTGGTTTAAAAATGAAAGCTTTCTTACTTCTAGGTAAATATCAATAACAGATGAGTGTAGTCGAGTCTATTCTACATATGTTCGAATGTTCGAACACGTAAAAGAGGCCTGAAAATGTTGCTTTAGGTAGGCGAGGTGTGTTTGATGGTACGGTGGAGAACATGCACTTGCACTGGAAATACAGAGAGCTTGTCAAAATTATTGTGAAGGCTAAAACTTTTGACGGTGTAAAGAAAGTGGCATTAGCACTTGAAGCCGANCTGCAGAAATTGACAGGAGGTATAATGCTATCTAGGAACAAAGACTTCTTGGTTTTCTACAGAGGAAAGAACTTTTTGTCACGAGAAGTAGCTGACGCACTGGTGGAGCAGGAGAGATTTGCAAGGACTttgcaagacgaagaagaacagGCACGTTTAAGAGGTTCATCGGCTCTGATTGTCCCAAGTAATGAACCTGCTAATAAACTTTTTTCTGCTGGTACTCTTGGTGAAACTCTTGATGCGAC comes from Camelina sativa cultivar DH55 chromosome 19, Cs, whole genome shotgun sequence and encodes:
- the LOC104767776 gene encoding probable E3 ubiquitin protein ligase DRIPH, which gives rise to MPTVRVKKTDVARCFTCPLCTKRFVVATTIIECLHTFCWDCIHDKFTTQKLRACPVCNVDLGGLPLEKLRKDYGWIELRQKVFPLKTKGVKAEPKTVGTSLKSSKKKKKPLTSPLESSSRVPFSPAAPLEPNVVVEENHRNIVLGLICPSLEKPIITFKKRGRKASVPKKNDSGMVSEQPNVKKLQPFDLNNEPDNGLDEAEASRSQDCIPNINDAVVPLNMNDAASVIVELANGVDPIHNNCVVNRETKEVPVQENHQNTILIRDTEEVSGQKLMNNSRGKQGCGRSRSRKEKGKQPVGNGYGSRLRPRKDGRTVPPAAVSTPEVAIPVEGEKEVERRDNPVFKPVWFKLVASTTHNNEMLLPDIKSPYIRVKNGNMTVSNVKKYLMVKIGGVFENEDEVEIWLGHEPLSSSLTLQNVIDWWVQTTPLPKRQSAMVGDSADDFVMVLHYSFKSECSASGSGSGSGSE